The sequence TCCCGGCAGCGAAGGGGCACTGCCGCGTTCTGTGATGTGCGGCTGCCGCATGTGTTTTGACAGCACCTCCGCCAGACCGGTATTGACGATGCAGTTTTTGAACTCGAACGACGCCATCACCGTCTCGATCTCCGCGTCGCTCAGGCCCTGGAAGAGCTGCACATACGGGTTGATCAGCAGGTGGCCGACGTAATGGTCGAAGGTGGCCTGACCCAAAAAGCGCCGATTGGGGCCAGGCTCGATCGACGGGTCCTGAAGCGTGTCCTCGATGATGGCCGCGAGTTCGGACAGTTTGGCCTTGGCGGGTGTGGTCGGCAGCCAGCCCATCCAGAAATCGGTGTCGAGCTGCGCCTTCAGCTGCAACGAGGGCGCAACCCGCCGGATGTACGAGGAGTTCGGGTCGAGCGTCACGAGGCCCATCACACCGACGTCTTTGTACGTCCAGGTGGTCCAGTGTGCGCCGAATTCCTCGAACACGCTGATCTGATCGTCGATGGCCCTCAGGCGACTGGCGAGATCGTCGCCGGGGCCGTTGTACACCGAGCCAAACTCACCGATCCACAGCGGAACGTTGTGTTGCTGAGTAAAGCGCGTGCCCTCCTGGGCCGCGAAGATCTCGCGCTGCAACTCGCGGTTCCATTCCTGCTGCGTCACCTGGGCGGCAAACGAGCCTTCGAATCCCTGAAACATGCCGGGATACGCGCCCGGCCCGAAGCCTGCCGCCGAGTAGTTGTGGCTGGAATACACCAGATTCTCGGCAAACGGAGCGTCGAGGCCGGAAAAACGGGTCGAGAACAGGTCGCCTTCCAGCACGATGATGTGATCGGGATCGACCTCGCGGATGGCGGCGACAGCGCGGCGGTACACGCTGTTCATGACGCCCCAGTCGGGGCTGTAGGTGTTGCTGCCGAATCGGCCGTCTGGCGCGTTGCTGACCGGCTCGTTCATGATGTTGTACGCCGCCACCCATTTATTTCCCCGGAAGCGTTCGGCCAGCGCCGTCCACAGATGAATGAAACGCTCCTGAAAGTGGGCATGCTGCCAGAAGAGCGTGTTGCGGCTGGCATTGTCGCTGTGCCAGTCGGTGTTCTGCCAGCCCTGAACCGCGTGCAGATCGAGAATCGCGTACAGGCCGTGCCGCGCACACATCTCGACGGCCCGCTGCACCCGCGCAAAGCCGTCTTCCAGCAGTTCGAAGGGCCGCAGATCGTTCTCGAAGGAGCGGTAATTCAGCGGAATCCGCACGACGGTCGAACCCAGAGATTTGAGGAACGCCAGATCGTCGTCCGAGAAGAAATGGTGCTGCATACGGTCGAAAAACAGGTCGGTCTTCTCGGGGCCGAGCGTGTCGCGCATGCTGCGTTTCAGCACGTGTTCGGCACCGGGATAGCCGTTGATGAAGTTTTCGAGGTGCAGCCAGCCCCCGGTGCAGGTGCCGCGCCACTGGACTGGCTGCCGATGTTCGTCGGTGATGATTCCGTTTCTGACCTGTAACATGAACATTCCTCCGGTGGACTGTAGTGAGGGGCCAGCGAAGCCCGGTTATCCCTTGATCGCCCCCGCCATCAGGCCGCTGACCATCCGTTCCTGACCGAAGATATACACCACGATCAGCGGCAGGGCCGTCAGGGTCACCACCGCCAGCACCGCTGGAATGTCGGAGCTGTACTGGCCCTGAAAATCGAAGATCGCCAGCGGGAGCGTGCGGTGGCCCGGCGTCGAAGTCAGGACGTAGGCGAAGATGAATTCGT comes from Deinococcus ruber and encodes:
- a CDS encoding glycoside hydrolase family 5 protein gives rise to the protein MLQVRNGIITDEHRQPVQWRGTCTGGWLHLENFINGYPGAEHVLKRSMRDTLGPEKTDLFFDRMQHHFFSDDDLAFLKSLGSTVVRIPLNYRSFENDLRPFELLEDGFARVQRAVEMCARHGLYAILDLHAVQGWQNTDWHSDNASRNTLFWQHAHFQERFIHLWTALAERFRGNKWVAAYNIMNEPVSNAPDGRFGSNTYSPDWGVMNSVYRRAVAAIREVDPDHIIVLEGDLFSTRFSGLDAPFAENLVYSSHNYSAAGFGPGAYPGMFQGFEGSFAAQVTQQEWNRELQREIFAAQEGTRFTQQHNVPLWIGEFGSVYNGPGDDLASRLRAIDDQISVFEEFGAHWTTWTYKDVGVMGLVTLDPNSSYIRRVAPSLQLKAQLDTDFWMGWLPTTPAKAKLSELAAIIEDTLQDPSIEPGPNRRFLGQATFDHYVGHLLINPYVQLFQGLSDAEIETVMASFEFKNCIVNTGLAEVLSKHMRQPHITERGSAPSLPG